GAGGTTGCTTCTCATGCCGGTCGTCAAAGAAATGTCTGAAATTGCCATGGTCAATTCTCCTTTTCAGGGATTCTTGGCCTTCTAGCCAAATCTGTGATGACAGCTCAAACAGAAGGTCGCTCCTTCCGTCGCTCCTCCTTTCGCAGAAAAGTGCTTCACCTACAAGAGATCTTGTCGGCACGGCGTGCCGAATATTAAGAAATTTTTTTATTTTTTTTTAATTTTATAGCAGGCGAGGGAGACCAAGGGGGCATTACTGCGGGGTAGGAGGAAGGGCGGGCTGCGATACATTCTGCGCAGCCCAGTCAACCGATCTAGAACGTTTTCGACGCAAAGCCGTCGAACTCATCGTGAGCTGTGTCCATAGTCTTGCCAGTAGAGTCCACTCCGGAAAACTTGAAGAGCAGGTGGGACGGATCTATTTCGGCGTCGACCGCCGAATTCTGGTATACGGTAAAAAAGACGGTGGCCTGCATCTTGTCGGGGTCGTACACCACGCGTCTCGGGTAGTTCGGAAGCGTTACCTGGGTCTCCGGATGCAGGGTCACATTGCTGTTGTAGAAACCACCCGTCCCCCCAGACGCCTTGCTGATGGACCACTTCGTTATGTCCATCACCGATGATGCGTCCATCTCTGCGTCAAACTGGAAGATCACCGAGAAGTCTTTCGAGGTGTTTGGAAACATCAGCGATGGATCGAGAGAAGAGACGAGCGTCCCGGGACCGCGGAAAGTTGGTAGCGTGCCAGTCCCTGGCAAACTCGCGAGGATCTTCGGCGATCTCAGCATCTCGGTCAGGTCAGAGTACAAGGTGCCATCCATCTCCTTCAGCACATCCGCTTCGCTATAAGCACTATCCTTGTCCCCGAGACCTAGATATGCCGCTCCGAGCTCGAAGTGCGGTTCGGCGAACTTCCTGTCCAGCAAGATCGATTTCTCCGCCTGCTCCGCGGCCTCGGAATAACGCTCCTCTTTGTTGTAGACCATCGACAGACCGTAGTAGCCATGCGCATCTCTCGGTGCAATTGCAATCACCTTCCTGAACTGTGCATCCGCCTCGGAAAGGCGACCTTGCTGTACGTACATGTTCCCCAATGTATATGGCGCATAGGTCGAAGCCCCATCCATTCGCGCCGCTGTCTTGTACGCCTTCTCCGCATCCGCCTGATTCCCCGCCTGCACATATGCGTTGCCGAGGCTGTTGTAGGCATCGGCAGAAGTCGGATACTGGCTTATCAGCCGCTTGTACACTTCAATGGCTTCCTTCGTCTTCCCCTGCTTCAGGTAGGTACTTCCGAGGGTGTTGTAGGCGTCAAGCGAGGTGGGATCAAGTGCGAGGCATCTTTTCAACTGCGCTACCGCCTCAGTTTCGTTTCCCTCTTGCAGAAGACTCGCCGCCTTGATGAGAGAGTACTTCGCGATCTGAGCCATGCTGGTCTGGGATTGGGTGACGGCGGCGAAGAGACTGTCGATGAGAGTCGCATCGGCCATGGTAGGCTCCTTTCCGGCAGGGATTCTCCCGAAAGGATAGCAGAAACTTAAACATAAACTAATGTCACTGTTGAAGGACAATATGGAGCTGAGTGTGGGAGGGGAAGGGACTCGGGGCGAGAAGTAAACACGACCTCCGCTTGATTAGGTTTGACTTCAAAACGCCAATGTTATATAAAGCGCGACACAACGGTGTATCCCTGACGATATAACGGTGCCGAACCAGCGCACTCACCAACAAAGGCAGCCAAACCCACCGAAAGGAGTCACAATGAGCTTCAAGAAACTTTTTGTCGTTCTCACAGCACTGTGCGCCCTCGTGGCAGGAAGCGTCGTCCCCGGCGGCGCCGCACAGAAAACCGTGATCCTCGCCACCACTACCAGCACCCAGGATTCCGGGCTCCTCGACGTGCTCGTCCCGATGTTCGAGAAGCAGACCGGATACCTGGTAAAGACCATCTCGGTCGGCTCCGGCCAGGCAATGAAGATGGGTGAAAAAGGTGAGGCGGACGTCCTCCTGGTACACTCCCCGGACGCGGAAAAGAAGTTCATGGCAGACGGCTTCGGCGTAGACCGGCAGCTCGTCATGCACAACGACTTCGTCCTCCTCGGACCCGCTGCGGATCCCGCCAGGGTAAAGGGGTCGAAGACCTCCGCGGACGCCTTCAAGAAGATCGCCTCTGCCAACGCCCTCTTCCTCTCCAGGGGTGACAACTCCGGCACCCACGCGAAAGAGAAGGGTCTGTGGAAAGGGGCAGGGATCAACCCGGAAGGGCAGAAGTGGTACCAGCAGACCGGTCTCGGCATGGGGGAGACGCTGAACGTCGCTTCCGAGAAGGGGGGCTACACCATTTCCGACCGCGGCACCTGGCTGGCACTGAACAAAAAGAAGCACCTCGCCCTCACCATCCTGGTGCAGGGTGAGCCGAAGCTCCTCAACATCTATCACGTCATCGAAGTGAATCCCGCGAAGTGGCCGAAGGTGAACACCGCAGGGGCCAAGGCATTTGGCGACTTCATGCTCAACAAGAAGACGCAGGACATCATCCGCACCTTCGGCGTCAAGGAATTCGGCAACCCCCTCTTCTTCCCGGATGCTGGCAAAGATCCGAAGTCTCTCGGTTTGTAGATGGATATCATTGTTGAAGGCTTCAAACAGGCTGCCCAGCTCCTCTGGTCGCTCGACCCGGAGGTGCTGGGCATCGCCCTTTTATCGCTGAAGGTCTCCGGCTTCGCAACGCTCATAAGCCTCCTCATAGGGATCACCGTCGGGACAGTGGTAGCGCTCACCACCTTCCCCGGCAAAAAGGTCATCGTCAGCGTCGTCAACACCGGGATGGGTCTCCCGCCGGTGGTCGTCGGTCTTTTCGTGTCGATCCTCCTCTGGAGAAACGGGCCGCTTGGATTCCTTGAGCTTCTCTACACTCCGACCGCCATCGTCATCGCGCAGTCGATCATCGCCACCCCCATCGTCATGGGGATCACTATCGGCGCCATGCAGAACCTGCCGTCGAACCTCAAGCTGCAGATACGGGCGCTCGGCGCGACGCGCATGCAGATGGTATTCATGCTGATAAAAGAAGCGCGCCTGCCGCTCATGGCAGGGGTCATGGCGGGCTTCGGCGGGGTTATCTCCGAGGTCGGCGCATCGATCATGGTCGGCGGCAACGTGAAGGGGTACACGAGGGTCCTCACCACCGCCACCGTCATGGAAACCGGCAGAGGAAACTTCGAGATAGCCATTGCACTCTCGATTATTCTTTTGCTATTTTGCTTTCTCATAAACTATTTCCTGACTCTGATACAGCAACGCGAAAGGCCGAGATGAAGTTCGAAAAGCATGTGCTGGAAGTAACAGATCTGAGGGTAAGTCGGGGAGGGGTCCAAACCCTCGACATACCCTCTTTTTTCTTGGGGCAGAATGAGTTCGTCTCTCTCATCGGTCCGAACGGCTGCGGCAAATCGACCCTCCTTCTATCGATAATGTGCCTTCTCAAGAGAGATGGCGGCACCCTCAGGTACAACGGGGAGGAGATAGCCTCCCCGGCGGCGGAGCTGGCCTTCCGGCGCAAGATCGCCATGGTCCTGCAGGAGCCCCTTCTTTTCGACAGCACCGTTCATGACAATGTCGCCTCAGGGCTAAAGATACGCGGAGTGGAGCGGCAGGAAATACGGCGCCGCGTCGGCGAGTACCTCGAGCGCTTCAACCTGCAGGCGATGGCGCAGCGCTCGGCACGGAAGCTTTCAGGCGGAGAGGCGCGCCGCGTGAGCCTTGCCCGCGCCTTTGCGGTGCAGCCGGACGTGATCTTCTTCGACGAGCCATTCGCTCACCTCGATACCCCGACGAGGACCGCGCTCATCGACGACATGGAAAGGATCATCGCCGAGACCGGCACTGCGGCCGTCCTAGTGACGCACGACCAGGGGGAGGCGCTACGTATGTCGGACCGCATCGTCGTCATGAACGGCGGCCGGGTCGTCCAGGTCGACACTCCTGCCCATGTTATGAACCACCCCGTGAACGAGTTCGTGGCGAACTTCGTCG
The DNA window shown above is from Geomonas sp. RF6 and carries:
- a CDS encoding substrate-binding domain-containing protein, whose amino-acid sequence is MSFKKLFVVLTALCALVAGSVVPGGAAQKTVILATTTSTQDSGLLDVLVPMFEKQTGYLVKTISVGSGQAMKMGEKGEADVLLVHSPDAEKKFMADGFGVDRQLVMHNDFVLLGPAADPARVKGSKTSADAFKKIASANALFLSRGDNSGTHAKEKGLWKGAGINPEGQKWYQQTGLGMGETLNVASEKGGYTISDRGTWLALNKKKHLALTILVQGEPKLLNIYHVIEVNPAKWPKVNTAGAKAFGDFMLNKKTQDIIRTFGVKEFGNPLFFPDAGKDPKSLGL
- a CDS encoding ABC transporter permease; protein product: MDIIVEGFKQAAQLLWSLDPEVLGIALLSLKVSGFATLISLLIGITVGTVVALTTFPGKKVIVSVVNTGMGLPPVVVGLFVSILLWRNGPLGFLELLYTPTAIVIAQSIIATPIVMGITIGAMQNLPSNLKLQIRALGATRMQMVFMLIKEARLPLMAGVMAGFGGVISEVGASIMVGGNVKGYTRVLTTATVMETGRGNFEIAIALSIILLLFCFLINYFLTLIQQRERPR
- a CDS encoding tetratricopeptide repeat protein, whose translation is MADATLIDSLFAAVTQSQTSMAQIAKYSLIKAASLLQEGNETEAVAQLKRCLALDPTSLDAYNTLGSTYLKQGKTKEAIEVYKRLISQYPTSADAYNSLGNAYVQAGNQADAEKAYKTAARMDGASTYAPYTLGNMYVQQGRLSEADAQFRKVIAIAPRDAHGYYGLSMVYNKEERYSEAAEQAEKSILLDRKFAEPHFELGAAYLGLGDKDSAYSEADVLKEMDGTLYSDLTEMLRSPKILASLPGTGTLPTFRGPGTLVSSLDPSLMFPNTSKDFSVIFQFDAEMDASSVMDITKWSISKASGGTGGFYNSNVTLHPETQVTLPNYPRRVVYDPDKMQATVFFTVYQNSAVDAEIDPSHLLFKFSGVDSTGKTMDTAHDEFDGFASKTF
- a CDS encoding ABC transporter ATP-binding protein is translated as MKFEKHVLEVTDLRVSRGGVQTLDIPSFFLGQNEFVSLIGPNGCGKSTLLLSIMCLLKRDGGTLRYNGEEIASPAAELAFRRKIAMVLQEPLLFDSTVHDNVASGLKIRGVERQEIRRRVGEYLERFNLQAMAQRSARKLSGGEARRVSLARAFAVQPDVIFFDEPFAHLDTPTRTALIDDMERIIAETGTAAVLVTHDQGEALRMSDRIVVMNGGRVVQVDTPAHVMNHPVNEFVANFVGMETVLEGVVLRNRERQLTVSVDGVEIDVIGELNQGDKVYCCIRPENVLLNTSNNATTSSARNVFAGRIADIASMGPFLKLRLKCGFPLTSYVTCQAFADLGLKEGMDVFASFKATSVHLIRKGH